In one Solanum dulcamara chromosome 1, daSolDulc1.2, whole genome shotgun sequence genomic region, the following are encoded:
- the LOC129885944 gene encoding HMG-Y-related protein A-like, which yields MATEFVNKIHPEYPQMIYEALDALQQKEGSNKSSISKYIESKYGNMNDAHSKLLTYHLDRMKQTGELIFLKNNYIKPGPDAPPKRGRGRPPKPKTTLPQGTEIAAPKPRGRPKKDLNATPTPKKPKPTIAPSNLAPVSKTGRPRGRPRKIRPQPPQNGLE from the exons ATGGCTACTGAATTTGTCAACAAGATTCATCCTGAATACCCTCAG ATGATTTATGAAGCCCTTGATGCATTGCAACAAAAAGAAGgctcaaacaagtcatcaatatcCAAGTATATTGAATCTAAGTATGGAAACATGAATGATGCACACTCAAAGTTGCTAACTTACCATTTGGATAGAATGAAACAAACTGGTGaacttattttcctaaaaaacaACTACATTAAACCTGGTCCAGATGCACCCCCTAAGCGTGGCCGCGGCCGACCACCAAAACCCAAAACTACATTGCCACAAGGAACAGAAATTGCAGCTCCAAAGCCAAGAGGTCGCCCGAAAAAAGACCTAAATGCAACACCTACTCCCAAGAAACCAAAACCAACAATTGCCCCTAGTAACTTAGCTCCTGTTTCGAAAACCGGAAGGCCTAGAGGTAGGCCTAGGAAGATTAGGCCACAACCACCACAAAATGGTCTAGAGTGA
- the LOC129897057 gene encoding DNA repair protein RAD4 isoform X2, with protein sequence MRTRNQAKRQNQSTADEDSSKYYDEMESQSGCKNEASGNETLANISQGAVGKLLQRVNKSRGSRGLKTDDSYLRKEDTMGEPENGSREAEKQLTGTTVVRTTLDAKCCTTDVLQNVPSEVENGSTYVHCQSIEREDELDGIDWEDGSVHTLKSESNVKEDTIIGVTVEFDAPPDPSKQKTVRRATAEEKELAELVHKVNLLCLLARGRLVDSACNDPLIQASLLSLLPAHLLKLTDVPKLTAKVLSPLVDWFHSHFRVRGANDTEKPFHSALVSTLESQEGTPEEVAALSVALFRALNLTTRFVSILDVASLKPEIEKPYPSGQGPSRAGSGIFNSSTLMVAGPKRSPLSSAKSMANDKHNVSNKTSTSAGQANNDKSRETITDKSNKRMSPSTLDAQGDSNDACIMNRERPKRKGDLEFEMQLEMALSTTAVEIARNTMVSDVKDVESTSSNVSPFKKKKIKAEECSTSSHGISTALGSRKVGAPLYWAEVYCSCENLTGKWVHVDVVNAITDGEQNVEAAAAACKLPLRYVVAFAGNGAKDVTRRYCTKWYKIACERVNSIWWDAVLAPLKELESVATSDVVNFAQGATRSYLEDMELETRQLTEPLPTNQQAYRSHQLYIIERWLNKNQILYPKGPVLGFCSGHPVYPRSCVRTLQRKERWLREGLQVKANEIPAKVLKRSGKQNKGQDVEDDDYGEGDCGGTVALYGQWQTEPLFLPPAVNGIVPKNERGQVDVWSEKCLPPGTVHLRLPRLVPVAKRLQIDFAPAMVGFEFRNGRSLPVYEGIVVCTEFKDAILEAYAEEEVRREAKERRRTEAEALSRWYQLLASLITRQRLHNCYVDGASSQSAVNIATPNDKSSLPAGGSENTRSAHQEESEIAKSNSPSIVLAENHEHVFLVEDQIVDEESSTRTKRCRCGFSVQYEEL encoded by the exons ATGCGAACCAGAAATCAGGCAAAGCGACAAAATCAATCAACTG CAGATGAAGACTCTTCGAAATACTATGATGAGATGGAGAGCCAAAGCGGCTGCAAAAACGAAGCCAGTGGCAATG AAACTCTTGCAAACATATCTCAAGGTGCAGTGGGGAAACTTTTGCAACGAGTCAACAAGTCACGTGGCTCTCGGGGTCTGAAAACAGATGATAGTTACCTACGCAAAGAGGATACCATGGGCGAG CCAGAGAACGGATCAAGGGAGGCAGAAAAGCAGCTTACTGGTACTACAGTTGTAAGGACTACATTAGATGCTAAATGCTGCACTACTGATGTGTTACAAAATGTGCCATCGGAAGTGGAAAATGGAAGTACATATGTTCACTGTCAGAGTATTGAGAGGGAAGATGAACTTGATGGTATTGATTGGGAAGATGGGTCAGTTCATACTTTGAAGTCTGAAAGCAATGTTAAGGAAGATACAATCATTGGTGTGACTGTTGAGTTTGATGCTCCGCCTGATCCTAGTAAACAGAAGACAGTACGCCGAGCAACTGCTGAAGAAAAG GAATTGGCTGAGCTTGTGCATAAGGTTAACTTGCTTTGTTTACTAGCAAGGGGCAGATTGGTAGATAGCGCTTGCAACGATCCTCTTATTCAG GCTTCTTTACTTTCACTGCTGCCCGCACATCTGCTGAAATTGACAGATGTTCCAAAACTTACTGCAAAGGTGCTATCTCCTCTTGTCGATTGG TTCCACAGTCATTTCCGTGTTAGAGGTGCAAATGATACGGAGAAGCCATTTCATTCAGCTTTGGTATCAACTCTTGAGTCCCAGGAAGGGACCCCAGAAGAG GTTGCTGCATTATCTGTGGCACTGTTTAGGGCTTTGAATCTTACCACCAG GTTCGTATCAATCTTGGATGTGGCTTCCTTGAAGCCTGAAATTGAGAAACCATATCCCTCTGGTCAAGGCCCTAGTAGGGCTGGTAGCGGGATATTTAACTCTTCAACATTGATGGTGGCTGGACCAAAGCGTTCTCCTCTCTCTTCTGCTAAATCTATGGCCAATGACAAGCATAATGTTTCCAATAAGACTTCAACATCTGCTGGCCAAGCTAACAATGACAAGTCTAGAGAAACTATTACAGATAAGTCTAATAAAAGAATGTCACCATCAACATTAGATGCTCAGGGTGATTCTAATGATGCATGCATTATGAATAGAGAGCGGCCAAAGAGAAAAGGggatcttgaatttgagatgCAGTTGGAAATGGCTCTTTCTACCACTGCAGTTGAAATTGCTAGGAACACTATGGTCTCAGATGTGAAGGATGTAGAAAGTACTTCATCAAATGTATCACcgttcaaaaagaagaaaattaaagCAGAAGAGTGTTCAACTTCCTCTCATGGAATATCAACTGCTCTTGGATCTAGGAAAGTAGGGGCACCTCTATACTGGGCAGAGGTCTACTGCAGTTGTGAGAACCTGACTGGGAAatgggtgcatgttgatgtcgTAAATGCAATCACTGATGGAGAGCAAAATGTGGAAGCTGCAGCTGCTGCATGCAAGTTGCCTTTAAGATATGTTGTTGCTTTTGCTGGAAATGGAGCTAAAGATGTGACACGCAG GTACTGTACAAAGTGGTACAAGATAGCATGTGAACGAGTCAACTCAATTTGGTGGGATGCAGTATTGGCACCATTAAAGGAGTTGGAGTCTGTTGCCACCAGTGATGTAGTTAATTTTGCACAAGGAG CAACCAGGAGCTATCTTGAAGATATGGAGTTGGAAACTAGGCAATTGACTGAACCGCTTCCAACAAATCAACAG GCTTACAGAAGCCATCAACTATACATAATTGAAAGATGGCTTAACAAAAATCAGATACTTTACCCCAAAGGACCTGTATTAGGTTTTTGTTCTGGTCATCCAGTATACCCACGATCCTGTGTACGAACACTCCAGAGAAAGGAAAGATGGCTTCGCGAGGGGCTCCAAGTCAAAGCTAATGAGATACCGGCAAAG GTTCTGAAGCGTTCTGGAAAGCAGAACAAAGGACAGGATGTTGAAGATGATGATTATGGAGAGGGGGATTGTGGAGGAACTGTCGCCCTCTATGGACAGTGGCAAACTGAACCGCTGTTTCTTCCTCCTGCAGTAAATGGCATTGTTCCTAAG AATGAGCGTGGTCAAGTGGATGTCTGGTCTGAGAAGTGCCTTCCACCCGGTACAGTCCACTTGAGATTGCCAAGGTTGGTTCCTGTTGCTAAAAGGCTGCAAATAGATTTTGCACCTGCTATGGTTGGATTTGAATTCCGGAATGGTCGATCTCTACCTGTTTATGAGGGGATTGTGGTGTGTACCGAGTTCAAGGATGCAATTCTAGAG GCATATGCAGAAGAAGAGGTGAGAAGAGAGGCCAAAGAGCGGAGGAGGACTGAAGCAGAAGCTCTTTCCAGGTGGTATCAGCTTCTTGCATCGCTCATTACCCGACAGAGGCTGCATAACTGCTACGTAGATGGGGCATCCTCACAATCAGCAGTCAATATTGCAACGCCCAATGATAAATCCTCCTTACCAGCTGGTGGCAGTGAGAACACGAGGAGCGCCCATCAAGAAGAATCTGAGATTGCCAAATCTAATAGTCCATCAATTGTACTTGCAGAAAACCATGAGCATGTATTCCTAGTAGAAGATCAGATTGTTGATGAagaaagttcaacaaggacgaAACGATGTCGTTGTGGCTTTTCAGTTCAATATGAGGAGTTGTAG
- the LOC129897083 gene encoding uncharacterized protein LOC129897083 has protein sequence MGSRLGRRVVNFANLPIKLLMPSSFSNITEISLKTIPSASKIEIKRILESLYGFEVEKVQTLNMDGKKKKRGGMLIAKPDYKKAYVTLKNPLFISPDLFPIQVIQEEKKNMSKKSKSSIVEDDEPKKMHWLDEKKDGRNRSDMRFGRGRDHRGGERLDVGRNRGGERRDVGPAAAKFPWSSMRSYASR, from the exons atgggAAGTAGATTGGGAAGAAGAGTTGTAAACTTTGCGAATCTTCCGATTAAACTTCTCATGCCTTCCTCTTTCTCCAACATCACTGAGATCTCCCTCAAAACCATTCCCTCTGCTTCCAAG ATTGAGATAAAAAGGATTTTGGAGTCCCTCTACGGCTTTGAAGTTGAAAAGGTCCAAACCCTTAACATGGatggaaagaagaagaagagaggtgGGATGTTAATTGCTAAACCAGACTACAAAAAAGCTTATGTTACTCTTAAGAATCCATTGTTTATATCGCCTGACCTTTTCCCTATCCAAGTGATCcaagaggaaaagaaaaatatgagcAAGAAATCTAAGTCTAGCATTGTTGAGGATGATGAACCTAAGAAGATGCATTGGCTTGACGAGAAGAAAGATGGAAGGAATAGGTCAGATATGAGATTCGGTCGTGGTCGTGACCACCGTGGTGGAGAACGTTTGGATGTTGGCCGCAACCGTGGTGGAGAACGTCGTGATGTTGGCCCTGCAGCGGCAAAGTTCCCTTGGAGCAGTATGAGGTCTTATGCTTCTaggtag
- the LOC129897057 gene encoding DNA repair protein RAD4 isoform X1: MRTRNQAKRQNQSTADEDSSKYYDEMESQSGCKNEASGNETLANISQGAVGKLLQRVNKSRGSRGLKTDDSYLRKEDTMGEVCLFLSLSLQLGNVLSETFPSGRENGSREAEKQLTGTTVVRTTLDAKCCTTDVLQNVPSEVENGSTYVHCQSIEREDELDGIDWEDGSVHTLKSESNVKEDTIIGVTVEFDAPPDPSKQKTVRRATAEEKELAELVHKVNLLCLLARGRLVDSACNDPLIQASLLSLLPAHLLKLTDVPKLTAKVLSPLVDWFHSHFRVRGANDTEKPFHSALVSTLESQEGTPEEVAALSVALFRALNLTTRFVSILDVASLKPEIEKPYPSGQGPSRAGSGIFNSSTLMVAGPKRSPLSSAKSMANDKHNVSNKTSTSAGQANNDKSRETITDKSNKRMSPSTLDAQGDSNDACIMNRERPKRKGDLEFEMQLEMALSTTAVEIARNTMVSDVKDVESTSSNVSPFKKKKIKAEECSTSSHGISTALGSRKVGAPLYWAEVYCSCENLTGKWVHVDVVNAITDGEQNVEAAAAACKLPLRYVVAFAGNGAKDVTRRYCTKWYKIACERVNSIWWDAVLAPLKELESVATSDVVNFAQGATRSYLEDMELETRQLTEPLPTNQQAYRSHQLYIIERWLNKNQILYPKGPVLGFCSGHPVYPRSCVRTLQRKERWLREGLQVKANEIPAKVLKRSGKQNKGQDVEDDDYGEGDCGGTVALYGQWQTEPLFLPPAVNGIVPKNERGQVDVWSEKCLPPGTVHLRLPRLVPVAKRLQIDFAPAMVGFEFRNGRSLPVYEGIVVCTEFKDAILEAYAEEEVRREAKERRRTEAEALSRWYQLLASLITRQRLHNCYVDGASSQSAVNIATPNDKSSLPAGGSENTRSAHQEESEIAKSNSPSIVLAENHEHVFLVEDQIVDEESSTRTKRCRCGFSVQYEEL, encoded by the exons ATGCGAACCAGAAATCAGGCAAAGCGACAAAATCAATCAACTG CAGATGAAGACTCTTCGAAATACTATGATGAGATGGAGAGCCAAAGCGGCTGCAAAAACGAAGCCAGTGGCAATG AAACTCTTGCAAACATATCTCAAGGTGCAGTGGGGAAACTTTTGCAACGAGTCAACAAGTCACGTGGCTCTCGGGGTCTGAAAACAGATGATAGTTACCTACGCAAAGAGGATACCATGGGCGAGGTTTGTTTGTTTCTTTCTCTATCACTTCAGTTAGGCAATGTACTGAGTGAAACATTTCCTTCAGGAAGAG AGAACGGATCAAGGGAGGCAGAAAAGCAGCTTACTGGTACTACAGTTGTAAGGACTACATTAGATGCTAAATGCTGCACTACTGATGTGTTACAAAATGTGCCATCGGAAGTGGAAAATGGAAGTACATATGTTCACTGTCAGAGTATTGAGAGGGAAGATGAACTTGATGGTATTGATTGGGAAGATGGGTCAGTTCATACTTTGAAGTCTGAAAGCAATGTTAAGGAAGATACAATCATTGGTGTGACTGTTGAGTTTGATGCTCCGCCTGATCCTAGTAAACAGAAGACAGTACGCCGAGCAACTGCTGAAGAAAAG GAATTGGCTGAGCTTGTGCATAAGGTTAACTTGCTTTGTTTACTAGCAAGGGGCAGATTGGTAGATAGCGCTTGCAACGATCCTCTTATTCAG GCTTCTTTACTTTCACTGCTGCCCGCACATCTGCTGAAATTGACAGATGTTCCAAAACTTACTGCAAAGGTGCTATCTCCTCTTGTCGATTGG TTCCACAGTCATTTCCGTGTTAGAGGTGCAAATGATACGGAGAAGCCATTTCATTCAGCTTTGGTATCAACTCTTGAGTCCCAGGAAGGGACCCCAGAAGAG GTTGCTGCATTATCTGTGGCACTGTTTAGGGCTTTGAATCTTACCACCAG GTTCGTATCAATCTTGGATGTGGCTTCCTTGAAGCCTGAAATTGAGAAACCATATCCCTCTGGTCAAGGCCCTAGTAGGGCTGGTAGCGGGATATTTAACTCTTCAACATTGATGGTGGCTGGACCAAAGCGTTCTCCTCTCTCTTCTGCTAAATCTATGGCCAATGACAAGCATAATGTTTCCAATAAGACTTCAACATCTGCTGGCCAAGCTAACAATGACAAGTCTAGAGAAACTATTACAGATAAGTCTAATAAAAGAATGTCACCATCAACATTAGATGCTCAGGGTGATTCTAATGATGCATGCATTATGAATAGAGAGCGGCCAAAGAGAAAAGGggatcttgaatttgagatgCAGTTGGAAATGGCTCTTTCTACCACTGCAGTTGAAATTGCTAGGAACACTATGGTCTCAGATGTGAAGGATGTAGAAAGTACTTCATCAAATGTATCACcgttcaaaaagaagaaaattaaagCAGAAGAGTGTTCAACTTCCTCTCATGGAATATCAACTGCTCTTGGATCTAGGAAAGTAGGGGCACCTCTATACTGGGCAGAGGTCTACTGCAGTTGTGAGAACCTGACTGGGAAatgggtgcatgttgatgtcgTAAATGCAATCACTGATGGAGAGCAAAATGTGGAAGCTGCAGCTGCTGCATGCAAGTTGCCTTTAAGATATGTTGTTGCTTTTGCTGGAAATGGAGCTAAAGATGTGACACGCAG GTACTGTACAAAGTGGTACAAGATAGCATGTGAACGAGTCAACTCAATTTGGTGGGATGCAGTATTGGCACCATTAAAGGAGTTGGAGTCTGTTGCCACCAGTGATGTAGTTAATTTTGCACAAGGAG CAACCAGGAGCTATCTTGAAGATATGGAGTTGGAAACTAGGCAATTGACTGAACCGCTTCCAACAAATCAACAG GCTTACAGAAGCCATCAACTATACATAATTGAAAGATGGCTTAACAAAAATCAGATACTTTACCCCAAAGGACCTGTATTAGGTTTTTGTTCTGGTCATCCAGTATACCCACGATCCTGTGTACGAACACTCCAGAGAAAGGAAAGATGGCTTCGCGAGGGGCTCCAAGTCAAAGCTAATGAGATACCGGCAAAG GTTCTGAAGCGTTCTGGAAAGCAGAACAAAGGACAGGATGTTGAAGATGATGATTATGGAGAGGGGGATTGTGGAGGAACTGTCGCCCTCTATGGACAGTGGCAAACTGAACCGCTGTTTCTTCCTCCTGCAGTAAATGGCATTGTTCCTAAG AATGAGCGTGGTCAAGTGGATGTCTGGTCTGAGAAGTGCCTTCCACCCGGTACAGTCCACTTGAGATTGCCAAGGTTGGTTCCTGTTGCTAAAAGGCTGCAAATAGATTTTGCACCTGCTATGGTTGGATTTGAATTCCGGAATGGTCGATCTCTACCTGTTTATGAGGGGATTGTGGTGTGTACCGAGTTCAAGGATGCAATTCTAGAG GCATATGCAGAAGAAGAGGTGAGAAGAGAGGCCAAAGAGCGGAGGAGGACTGAAGCAGAAGCTCTTTCCAGGTGGTATCAGCTTCTTGCATCGCTCATTACCCGACAGAGGCTGCATAACTGCTACGTAGATGGGGCATCCTCACAATCAGCAGTCAATATTGCAACGCCCAATGATAAATCCTCCTTACCAGCTGGTGGCAGTGAGAACACGAGGAGCGCCCATCAAGAAGAATCTGAGATTGCCAAATCTAATAGTCCATCAATTGTACTTGCAGAAAACCATGAGCATGTATTCCTAGTAGAAGATCAGATTGTTGATGAagaaagttcaacaaggacgaAACGATGTCGTTGTGGCTTTTCAGTTCAATATGAGGAGTTGTAG